The genomic stretch ATGCGATCTCGGACAAGTCCAATGCTTTTAATAAAATTTTCAACCTGTTTGTTTGCAAAATTTATGATGAGGATACTCACCACCTTAACGAGATACTGGATTTTCAATGGAAGCCAAATGATAATTATGAATCCCTTATCAAACGGCTTTCATACCTTTACCAGCATGGAATTAGGGACTATCTTGGAATGTCTGTAGAAGAGGAATATTTTTCTCCTTATTCTGAATTCGCGTTTATGGATATTTATAACAAACAGTCTTATACCGCTAATTTTACCATCATCCGAGAGATTGTTGAATTACTACAGAGATACCAAATTAAGTACACTCAGAAACACCAATTTCTTGGTGATTTTTTTGAGGATTTACTAAACTCTGGAATTAAGCAAGAAGCAGGGCAATTTTTTACCCCTACTCCGCTGGCAAGATTTTTTATACGTGCAATTCCAATAAAACAATTGGTTGAAAAGGCAATAGACAGCAAATATCAGGAGATTATTCCGTATGTGATTGATTTTGCATGTGGAGCTGGACATTTTCTAACTGAGTCCATAGATGAAATTGAAGGAGTTCTAAAACAAGTAGATTACAGGCATTTAATCGGGCGAGCACAGAAGCATTTTCTAGCAATACGAGATAATTTCTATTGGGCTAAAGATTATATTTATGGCATTGAAAAAGATTATCGTCTCGCTAAAACCACAAAAATAGCACTTTTCTTGAATGGCGATGGTGATGCCATAATCGCGAATGCCGACGGTCTTGGTTCTTTCCAGAGAGAACCAAATTTTCAGGGACAATTGAAGAAAGAGCAGCCGGGACAGCTATTAGGGAACTTTGATATACTTGTTTCTAATCCTCCATTTTCAATCTCAGGCTTCAAAAAGGATTTGCAAAATGAGAAGGACTTCGCACTCGCTGAGAAGGTAACTTCCAAAAGCTCTGAAATAGAATGCTTATTTTTAGAGCGAGCATTTCAACTTTTAAAGGATGATGGTTATTTAGGGATTATACTCCCCTTGAGCATTTTGAACAATGAAAGCAGTGTTTATATTAGTACTCGTAGAATATTGTTTTTGTGCTTTGAAGTTGTCGCTGTTGTGGAATTACGTGATAAGACCTTCAAACCTACTAACACTACGACAACAGCACTTTTTGCCCAAAAGCGAAATATGGGGACAATTACCAACTCTATTAAAGCACTCAGAAATCTAAGCCAAATAAAGGCAAATGAGGAACTAGCAGACATTTCTTTAAAAACACAAATTCCGGCTGAACACATCCAAGAATCCATTACGAATGACGCTTCCATACTTGAAACTATGACATCCGAATTCACTACAAATGGATTGTTAAAGATTTCAAGTTTAACCTATAGGGTACTTCTCCAGATGGTTGAACAAAATAGGAACGTCTATCTAGGATACGCAGGAGAGAAAAAAGACCAAGAAAATTTTCTAGGATATAGATTTTCAAAGTCTAGAGGACAGGAGGACATTGACATTCTCAAGACAGGCTCCGGAGAAATAGCGACAAAATTATTTAGTTTACAAGGCGAAGAAGATAAAAGTAAAATAGATTACTACATTCGGAATGCTTTTCTTGGTAAAGAACCAGAAATTGACGAATCTATTGCTTCAAATCTCACGCGAGTGACTCTTTTGGAGGCAATTAGCAAATCAGCAACTCTGGTTATGGATAATCCATCTAAATTCTTTTCCTCGCGTCATCTTTCTGTAAAATCAAATTCACCCTTCGGTGATTTTATTGATAACTATGAGCAATTAGAAATTTCTCTATCCAGGTTGAGAAAAAGTGGTGATTTATTCTACACTACAGGACTGACCTATAGTAAGCAATCTGAAGAAGTTCCTTATCAAACTCAGAATCGCGTTCTTACCGCAAGCAATCTATCGCTTGAAAAAGCGAGGATTGACTTAAACGAAAAACTCTTATATCTTAGAGACGAATTTACAATGCCAGGTGAGTTACTGCCTCGCTCAGGAGATATTATCATTTCCAACGCTAGTGGAAGCCTAAAACACTTAGGTAAAGTAGTATGGGTTGACGAAAATTTGGATGGTTATGTTGTTGGCGGATTTCTTGGAATCTTTAGGTTTCTTGATAACACGCTTGCAAAAGCAGTGTTTTATAGACTTCTTTCAGAGAAATTCCGAGCATTTGTTGCGGGGCTTAAAGGTCAAAATATAAACAACCTTGATATTGACAAAATAGATGATTTTGGTCTCACAGTTCCTCGGCCCCTTGATGAGTTTGTCAAAGACGCTTTAAAGCGAGAAAAAGAATTAGAAAAGATAAACAAGACGCTAACGCAAATTAAAAATTAAACGCCACACTTATATCTGGCTGATCATTTGAGGGAAGTGATGAAAAAGACTGTCCCTTTTTTGTTGCACGCCAGACCGTTTCATGCTATCCTATTCTCTAAGGAGATAGTGGTATGCATCACCCCACAGATACCCATCGCACAGCGAAAGATTTATCGCCTGAAGAGTTAGCGGAATACAGCCGGCGGCTCGATCAGCATCTTCAAAATCGGAAGGTGGATGAGGCATTGCTGCATCGGGCATGGCACACCGTGCACCGGATTGCGTCAATGCTTTATGAAGACTTTGAGGCAACACAGGTTGCCGTTTTCGGTTCGCTTGCTGAACCAGAGGCGTTCTCGAAATGGTCGGATCTTGATATTGCTGTTTGGGGAATTCCCAATGACAAATATTTTCGGGCATCATCAATAGCATCGGACATCAGCGGATTGTTTAAGGTTGACTTAGTCGATTTTGAAAGTTGTAAAGGGCTGTTTCGCGAGAGAATTCAGAGTCAACTAATTCTTATTCAAAAAGGAGAAACCTACGAAGTGGACAGAAGTGAACTCATCCAACGTATCTCCGACGAACGCAGTAAAATAGAAGGAACTCTAAAAAAGATTGAGGAAAGATTAGAAAAAATAAAAAAAGCCCCTGTTGAATACAGAGAAGAGATAGAAACGACAATTGCCAAAAATCTCGTTGACTGCTACAGAGGAATGGAAAACATTTTTAGACGAATTGCCCTTGACGTTGACTTACGCATACCTGACGGAAGTAGATGGCATAAAGAATTACTAACGCAGATGACAGAACCGCAAGCGGAACGGAGACCACCTGTGATTTCCCAAGAAACTTTTGAGATTTTGGAGGAACTTTTAGAATTTCGCCATGTCTTCAATAACATCTATGGAGAAGAACTGGTTTACGAAAGAACAGAGAAAAACGCAAGACAGATTGACAAATTGTTTGGCAATCTTTCCAGAGAACTGGATACGTTCATCGCTTATTTAGAGAAAAATGAAAATGACTGAACAGACCCTACTCCAACAAATCACGGACTTCTGTCGCTTGCTCCGACAGATGGGCATCAATGTGACGACGACCAACCAACTGAGTTGGTGTGAGAGCGTTCAACTGATCGACATCGGTGAGCGGGAGGTGTTTTATCATACAGCACGGACGAACCTTATCGCTGGAGAATCCGATCGGGAGACGTTTGATACTGCTTTCAATCTGTTTTGGCGATATCCACGTCCTGAGTTTCAAGCGGTGGAGATGGAGGAGCAGACCCCTGAACCCTCTGCGCTCCAAGATCTCTCCGATGCAGGCGATGAGCAGGACATCGTGGAGCAGTGGTTGGATACCGAAGCAGAGGAGAGTGAGGAAGGAGAGGAAGACGATCCGGTCGCTTATAGTGCCGAGGATCTCCTGAGTCGGAAAGATTTTAGCGAGTTCACAAAAGAAGATATGGAGCAAGCCCGAGAGATCGTCGCGAAACTGGCGGCAGTGTTGGCGACAAAACTCAGTCGCCGAAAGGTTGTCGGTAAAAAGGGGAAAATAATTGATTTCCGACGCAGTTGGCGACA from Candidatus Poribacteria bacterium encodes the following:
- a CDS encoding N-6 DNA methylase, with product MKEKLIKIGFLEPKSNFFVIEIGGYQISIIYNLGKPENSKIDYGSKIKVWQKTTSNLTKDENLVVLECVVRLLQKGYRPESIELERTWRSGHGTSGRLDIFIKDGEPDVFAMIECKTWGEEYEKERNNLLEDGGQLFTYLVQERSTKFLILYTSLISEKVECQSECIDLTTVKGSNNEELHKSWNKTFVTGGIFEAEASSYNIQRVELKKSDLKELDENSGKGLFHSFAEILRRHAISDKSNAFNKIFNLFVCKIYDEDTHHLNEILDFQWKPNDNYESLIKRLSYLYQHGIRDYLGMSVEEEYFSPYSEFAFMDIYNKQSYTANFTIIREIVELLQRYQIKYTQKHQFLGDFFEDLLNSGIKQEAGQFFTPTPLARFFIRAIPIKQLVEKAIDSKYQEIIPYVIDFACGAGHFLTESIDEIEGVLKQVDYRHLIGRAQKHFLAIRDNFYWAKDYIYGIEKDYRLAKTTKIALFLNGDGDAIIANADGLGSFQREPNFQGQLKKEQPGQLLGNFDILVSNPPFSISGFKKDLQNEKDFALAEKVTSKSSEIECLFLERAFQLLKDDGYLGIILPLSILNNESSVYISTRRILFLCFEVVAVVELRDKTFKPTNTTTTALFAQKRNMGTITNSIKALRNLSQIKANEELADISLKTQIPAEHIQESITNDASILETMTSEFTTNGLLKISSLTYRVLLQMVEQNRNVYLGYAGEKKDQENFLGYRFSKSRGQEDIDILKTGSGEIATKLFSLQGEEDKSKIDYYIRNAFLGKEPEIDESIASNLTRVTLLEAISKSATLVMDNPSKFFSSRHLSVKSNSPFGDFIDNYEQLEISLSRLRKSGDLFYTTGLTYSKQSEEVPYQTQNRVLTASNLSLEKARIDLNEKLLYLRDEFTMPGELLPRSGDIIISNASGSLKHLGKVVWVDENLDGYVVGGFLGIFRFLDNTLAKAVFYRLLSEKFRAFVAGLKGQNINNLDIDKIDDFGLTVPRPLDEFVKDALKREKELEKINKTLTQIKN